From the genome of Gemmatimonas phototrophica, one region includes:
- the tatC gene encoding twin-arginine translocase subunit TatC encodes MTGSSPAEMPFLEHLEELRWRLFKIALALAIGIGVSFVLIFSKQIDVVAILSEPIRPFLKGPMIVTAPGDLFDIAMDAAITLGLIAASPVIAWQIWGFLSPALYKHEKKVVIPALVGAAVLFLLGMLLAFKYVVPVTLAFFFSFQSEAAVVMPTVDRFIGLIISMCLAFGAIFELPVVIALLSALGIVQPEYLSKFRRHAAVGCLIAAAVITPGSDPTSLLLLTIPLYGLYEVSITVSKLIVRRRERSLAAEAA; translated from the coding sequence ATGACCGGTAGTAGCCCTGCAGAAATGCCGTTCCTCGAGCACCTCGAGGAGCTGCGTTGGCGCCTTTTCAAGATCGCCTTGGCGTTGGCCATCGGGATCGGTGTGTCTTTTGTGCTGATCTTCAGCAAGCAGATCGATGTGGTGGCCATTCTGTCGGAGCCCATTCGGCCGTTCCTGAAGGGGCCTATGATCGTAACGGCGCCGGGTGATCTCTTCGACATCGCCATGGATGCGGCTATCACGCTCGGGCTCATTGCGGCGTCGCCGGTGATTGCCTGGCAGATCTGGGGCTTTTTGTCGCCGGCGTTGTACAAGCACGAAAAGAAGGTCGTGATCCCGGCACTCGTTGGCGCGGCCGTGCTGTTCTTGCTCGGTATGCTGCTGGCGTTCAAGTATGTCGTGCCGGTCACGCTCGCGTTCTTCTTTTCGTTTCAAAGCGAAGCCGCTGTGGTCATGCCAACGGTTGACCGCTTTATCGGTCTCATCATTTCGATGTGTCTCGCCTTCGGCGCCATTTTTGAACTGCCGGTGGTGATCGCCCTGTTGTCTGCGCTGGGCATCGTGCAGCCGGAGTACCTGTCAAAGTTTCGCCGCCACGCTGCCGTCGGGTGTCTTATTGCCGCGGCTGTCATTACGCCCGGCAGTGATCCTACGTCGTTGCTCTTGCTGACCATCCCGCTCTACGGGCTGTACGAAGTCTCAATTACCGTCTCAAAGCTCATCGTGCGGCGACGCGAGCGGAGCCTTGCCGCCGAGGCCGCGTGA
- a CDS encoding putative LPS assembly protein LptD produces the protein MTKCPTRRGWWRAGLAVLAGLFVASAPAEAQRAPQRPQRPAGVGQPAAGQDSTRPLSKDSRVYQWTAPDSAMRALLDLEGYRKVQYQGDTVKFNANTRILILKGKPSAVLRDETMLVGDSIQYNDSTKKVVATGDTVLLRDPTAQDADDVISSRIEYDLEARQGFTNGFSTSVVSGQRLFLTAKESTILSDTLVSGRHVVFAKNGSFTYCDHAEPHFHFTTRDMKFVSQNVMVARPGVLYIGEVPVFWIPFFFQDVRSGRRSGMLTPNFGVAELFRNSPSYRRSVQNIGYFFAINDYMNAEVSMDWRSGARSSEIDPGFLRSNADMRYRWVNRFITGELAMSYMALRNGTSNTSWTWNHNQDFSKNTKLTARMNLVQNTQIQRNTTVNPMAANATIRSQLNYQTKIGPASINVGGSRVQYPGRPQVDMDFPQLNVTTGTLEAGPVSWTPSLRLGISGSSKIDQGLQFPFVYNINNSGGVDSARFNASRRNMQFGFDTPIKLWDFQWQNSFTVTEQYRDYPEQREIIGVRDTSVRSIRVFARTFETNVDWTTSFNLPRFFQGTWNVSPSVSVANVDQGGLFVRTERSGGKWVSQSKRLSYALSASPTLYAMLPGIGPISKLRHAITPAISYSYSPAASVSDEYLQAIGRTRVGYLGALAQNRVSLNLTTNLEAKLRAPTDSEPDQGRKIKLLSLNFSPLSWDFVRADSTGNGFTDKMFSIGGRTDLLPGLDFRASYDLFQGDPASDTAVFDPYRTDMGVTFSLNSKSAIFGFLAKLLGKEVPDLADSASINPRQTASQENITRQTRQMNAAGGGAMRGMQSALPGSDQGWNLNIQYNAARQRAPVGNGLVIEVDPVKQCEPFRSQGIAAYERCFLNAQTSPPTGLGTGQSAIGAPFVRQPPVQSVNASMSFGITPNWSAQWTTQYDVERARFASQQIGLQRQLHDWSAVFSFSQTPSGNFAFNFFIALKAQPDLKFNYDRQTYRSSNF, from the coding sequence GTGACCAAGTGCCCCACCCGTCGCGGCTGGTGGCGCGCCGGGCTGGCGGTGCTGGCCGGGCTGTTCGTGGCGAGCGCTCCTGCAGAGGCGCAGCGCGCCCCGCAGCGCCCTCAGCGACCGGCAGGCGTGGGGCAGCCTGCGGCCGGGCAGGATAGTACGAGGCCGCTGTCCAAGGATTCGCGGGTGTATCAGTGGACTGCCCCCGATTCCGCCATGCGCGCGCTGCTCGATCTGGAAGGGTACCGAAAGGTGCAGTACCAGGGCGATACGGTGAAGTTCAATGCCAATACGCGCATTCTCATTCTCAAGGGAAAGCCGTCGGCGGTACTTCGCGACGAGACGATGCTGGTGGGCGATTCCATCCAGTACAACGATTCGACGAAGAAGGTCGTCGCGACTGGCGACACGGTACTCCTGCGCGATCCAACGGCGCAGGACGCCGATGACGTGATTTCTTCACGGATCGAATACGATCTTGAGGCGCGGCAAGGGTTCACCAATGGGTTCTCGACATCGGTGGTGAGTGGCCAGCGTCTGTTTCTCACAGCCAAAGAAAGCACGATCCTATCGGATACGCTCGTCAGCGGTCGCCACGTGGTGTTCGCCAAGAACGGCTCGTTTACGTACTGCGATCACGCCGAGCCGCATTTCCATTTCACGACGCGCGACATGAAGTTCGTGTCGCAGAATGTCATGGTGGCGCGCCCGGGGGTGCTGTACATCGGCGAAGTGCCGGTGTTCTGGATCCCGTTCTTCTTCCAGGATGTGCGGTCCGGTCGCCGGAGCGGCATGCTGACGCCGAATTTCGGCGTGGCCGAATTGTTCCGGAACAGCCCGTCGTATCGCCGCAGTGTGCAGAACATTGGCTATTTTTTTGCGATCAATGATTACATGAACGCCGAAGTCTCCATGGACTGGCGTTCGGGAGCCCGCAGTTCCGAGATCGACCCCGGGTTTTTGCGCAGTAATGCCGACATGCGCTACCGCTGGGTGAACCGGTTCATTACCGGAGAGCTGGCCATGTCATACATGGCGCTCCGGAACGGGACCAGCAATACGTCGTGGACCTGGAATCACAACCAGGATTTCTCGAAAAATACAAAGTTGACGGCGCGTATGAACCTGGTGCAGAACACCCAGATTCAACGCAATACGACCGTGAACCCGATGGCCGCCAATGCCACCATCCGGTCGCAGCTGAATTACCAGACCAAGATTGGGCCAGCCTCCATCAACGTGGGTGGCTCGCGAGTGCAATATCCGGGACGTCCGCAAGTGGACATGGACTTCCCGCAGCTCAATGTGACCACAGGGACGCTCGAAGCCGGACCGGTCTCGTGGACGCCATCTTTGCGTTTGGGGATCTCAGGGTCGAGCAAGATCGACCAGGGACTGCAGTTCCCATTTGTCTACAACATCAACAACAGTGGCGGCGTGGATAGTGCGCGCTTCAATGCGAGCCGCCGCAACATGCAGTTCGGATTCGATACGCCCATCAAGCTCTGGGATTTCCAGTGGCAGAACTCGTTCACCGTGACGGAGCAGTACCGCGATTACCCCGAGCAGCGCGAGATCATTGGTGTGCGCGATACGTCGGTGCGGAGCATCCGTGTGTTTGCCCGGACCTTTGAAACCAACGTGGATTGGACCACCTCGTTCAATCTACCGCGGTTCTTTCAGGGCACGTGGAACGTGTCCCCAAGCGTATCGGTGGCCAATGTGGATCAGGGGGGGCTCTTTGTCCGCACCGAACGCAGCGGTGGCAAGTGGGTGTCACAGAGCAAGCGGCTGAGCTACGCCCTGAGTGCGTCTCCCACGCTCTATGCCATGCTCCCCGGCATCGGCCCCATCTCAAAATTGCGGCACGCCATCACGCCGGCGATCAGCTACAGCTATTCCCCCGCGGCCTCGGTAAGCGATGAGTATCTGCAGGCCATCGGACGCACGCGCGTGGGGTACCTGGGGGCGCTGGCGCAGAATCGCGTCTCGCTCAACCTGACCACCAATCTCGAAGCCAAGCTGCGCGCCCCCACCGATTCCGAACCCGATCAGGGACGCAAGATCAAGCTGTTGTCGCTCAATTTCTCGCCGTTGAGTTGGGACTTTGTGCGGGCCGACAGTACCGGCAACGGATTCACCGACAAGATGTTCTCCATTGGCGGACGGACGGATCTGCTGCCGGGGCTCGATTTCCGCGCCAGCTACGATCTCTTTCAGGGTGACCCGGCCTCCGATACGGCGGTCTTCGATCCGTACCGCACCGACATGGGGGTCACGTTCTCCCTGAACAGCAAATCGGCCATCTTTGGCTTTCTGGCGAAGTTGCTGGGCAAGGAGGTGCCGGATCTGGCGGATAGCGCGTCCATCAATCCTCGGCAAACGGCGTCGCAGGAGAACATCACACGCCAAACACGCCAGATGAATGCGGCCGGGGGAGGCGCTATGCGCGGGATGCAGTCGGCGCTGCCGGGTTCGGACCAGGGATGGAACCTCAACATCCAGTACAACGCGGCGCGCCAGCGTGCGCCCGTTGGCAACGGGTTGGTTATCGAGGTGGATCCGGTCAAACAGTGTGAGCCTTTCCGCTCTCAGGGCATCGCTGCGTACGAGCGCTGTTTCCTCAACGCCCAGACGTCGCCACCCACGGGACTCGGGACGGGACAAAGTGCCATTGGTGCCCCGTTTGTTCGCCAGCCTCCGGTGCAGAGTGTGAATGCCAGCATGTCGTTCGGCATCACCCCCAATTGGTCCGCGCAGTGGACCACCCAGTATGATGTGGAGCGGGCTCGCTTTGCCAGCCAACAGATTGGCTTGCAGCGCCAGTTGCACGACTGGAGTGCCGTCTTCTCGTTCTCGCAGACCCCGAGTGGTAACTTCGCTTTCAACTTCTTCATCGCGTTGAAAGCCCAACCTGACCTCAAGTTCAACTACGACCGCCAAACGTATCGGTCGAGCAACTTCTGA
- the hutU gene encoding urocanate hydratase, protein MTSGPRQVRAPRGAALRCKGWEQEAALRMLINNLDPDVAERPDDLVVYGGTGRAARSWDAFDAIVRTLESLNDDETLLVQSGKPVAVFRTHSDAPRVLIANANLVGRWATWSEFRRLEKLGLTMYGQMTAGSWIYIGSQGIVQGTYETFGAVASRHFGGTLAGRFVVTAGLGGMGGAQPLAAAMHGAAVLAVEVDSSRIDMRIRTRYCDRRTSSLDEALVWLREAQTAGAGLSVALLGNAADVLPELVRRGLTPDVVTDQTSAHDPLVGYIPSGLSLEEARTLREADAAAYLERVDASIVAHVRAMRTMQDRGAVAFDYGNNIRTVAFDAGLEDAFRIPGFVPEYIRPLFCEGKGPFRWVALSGDPADIARTDALALEMFPDNAQLARWITLAQERIAFQGLPARICWLGQGERARFALALNDLVARGEVAAPIVIGRDHLDTGSVASPFRETEAMKDGSDAIADWAILNALLNVASGSSWVSFHHGGGVGIGNSLHAGQVIVADGTERMRRRLERVLTNDPGIGVARHADAGYEIALDTAAREGIRLPMREQ, encoded by the coding sequence ATGACCAGTGGACCGCGACAAGTGCGCGCCCCGCGTGGGGCAGCGCTGCGCTGCAAGGGATGGGAGCAGGAAGCGGCGTTGCGCATGCTCATCAACAACCTCGACCCCGATGTCGCGGAACGGCCCGATGACCTGGTGGTCTACGGAGGCACCGGGCGGGCGGCACGATCATGGGACGCGTTCGATGCCATCGTGCGCACGCTGGAGTCGTTGAACGACGACGAAACGCTGCTGGTGCAGAGTGGCAAGCCGGTGGCGGTCTTTCGCACCCATAGTGATGCGCCCCGCGTGTTGATTGCCAACGCCAACCTCGTCGGGCGCTGGGCCACCTGGAGCGAGTTCCGTCGGCTCGAAAAACTCGGGCTGACCATGTACGGACAGATGACGGCCGGGTCGTGGATTTACATCGGCTCGCAGGGCATCGTGCAGGGGACCTACGAAACCTTCGGCGCGGTCGCGTCGCGGCATTTTGGTGGGACACTGGCGGGACGTTTCGTGGTGACGGCCGGTCTGGGCGGTATGGGTGGCGCACAACCGCTCGCCGCGGCCATGCACGGCGCCGCCGTGCTGGCGGTGGAGGTTGATTCGAGTCGTATCGATATGCGCATCCGCACCCGCTACTGCGATCGCCGCACCTCATCGCTGGACGAGGCCCTGGTCTGGCTGCGCGAGGCGCAGACCGCGGGCGCCGGTCTCTCGGTGGCGTTGCTCGGCAACGCCGCCGACGTACTTCCGGAACTCGTCCGCCGTGGTCTGACCCCGGACGTGGTGACCGATCAGACGAGCGCGCACGATCCGCTGGTGGGATATATCCCGTCCGGGCTCTCCCTCGAAGAGGCGCGCACACTGCGCGAAGCGGATGCGGCCGCGTACCTCGAACGGGTAGATGCGAGCATCGTGGCCCATGTGCGCGCCATGCGCACCATGCAGGATCGCGGCGCGGTGGCCTTCGACTACGGCAACAACATCCGTACGGTCGCCTTCGATGCGGGACTTGAAGATGCGTTTCGTATTCCGGGCTTTGTCCCGGAGTATATCCGTCCCTTGTTCTGTGAAGGGAAGGGGCCATTCCGCTGGGTCGCCCTCTCCGGCGACCCGGCCGACATTGCTCGCACCGATGCGCTGGCGCTGGAGATGTTTCCGGACAACGCGCAGCTCGCGCGGTGGATCACGCTGGCGCAGGAACGCATTGCTTTTCAGGGACTGCCGGCTCGCATCTGTTGGCTGGGACAGGGCGAGCGCGCGCGTTTTGCGCTGGCACTGAACGACCTCGTGGCGCGCGGTGAGGTGGCGGCGCCCATTGTGATTGGTCGGGATCACCTGGATACAGGCAGCGTCGCGTCGCCCTTCCGCGAAACGGAAGCCATGAAGGACGGCAGCGATGCGATTGCCGACTGGGCCATCCTCAACGCGCTCCTGAATGTGGCCAGCGGATCAAGCTGGGTCTCGTTCCATCACGGCGGTGGCGTGGGCATTGGCAATTCGCTGCACGCCGGGCAGGTCATCGTCGCTGATGGAACCGAGCGCATGCGGCGCCGACTGGAGCGCGTCCTGACGAATGATCCGGGCATTGGCGTGGCGCGCCACGCCGACGCGGGCTACGAGATTGCGCTGGACACGGCAGCGCGTGAGGGTATTCGCTTGCCCATGCGCGAACAGTGA
- a CDS encoding radical SAM protein translates to MLSSRYKPYHVPIFLAKYAWLRLRRRPVLLNFEVTMRCNARCGFCDYWQTPASEKQREWANFAQIAKHFSPMLVTFTGGEPTLRRDLEDIVRAVRSSVRYTYVQLITHAGMLSLERAQSLWDAGVDQFNISLDYLDGRHDTARGIPGLTEKILDLVPRMRKAGIGGVRFNTVIKNDNLDQILPIVEKAAAMGGGVNFSVYTALKNGNEEHVLQAIDPAEVQRVVDALLAYKRKRAGVITNSDYYLEQIPRYVRGEMNEPCHSGSTTIHIDPQGQVRRCPDFKPDGPWDSYRGYEPINCNACFYACRGEAQAPLRLASRVRDVMATVTPTE, encoded by the coding sequence ATGCTGTCCAGCCGGTATAAGCCGTATCATGTTCCGATCTTTCTGGCCAAGTATGCGTGGTTACGTCTTCGGCGACGGCCGGTCCTGCTGAACTTTGAAGTCACGATGCGCTGCAATGCGCGTTGTGGGTTTTGCGACTACTGGCAGACGCCGGCCAGCGAGAAGCAACGGGAATGGGCCAACTTCGCGCAGATCGCGAAGCACTTCAGTCCCATGCTGGTCACGTTCACCGGTGGCGAGCCCACATTGCGGCGTGATCTTGAAGACATTGTGCGTGCCGTCCGCAGCTCCGTACGCTACACCTATGTGCAGCTCATTACGCACGCCGGCATGCTCTCCCTCGAGCGGGCGCAGTCGCTGTGGGATGCAGGGGTGGACCAATTCAATATCTCCCTCGACTATCTCGATGGTCGACATGACACGGCGCGCGGTATTCCGGGGTTGACCGAAAAGATTCTCGATCTCGTGCCGCGTATGCGGAAGGCCGGCATTGGCGGCGTGCGCTTCAATACCGTGATCAAGAACGACAATCTCGATCAGATTCTCCCTATTGTGGAGAAGGCGGCCGCCATGGGTGGAGGGGTGAATTTCTCCGTCTACACCGCGCTCAAGAATGGCAACGAAGAGCACGTGCTGCAGGCGATCGATCCGGCCGAAGTCCAGCGCGTGGTCGACGCGTTGCTCGCCTACAAGCGCAAGCGCGCCGGCGTCATTACCAACTCTGATTACTATCTCGAACAGATCCCGCGCTATGTCCGCGGCGAAATGAACGAGCCTTGTCACAGCGGGTCCACCACCATTCACATTGACCCGCAGGGGCAGGTACGGCGGTGTCCCGACTTCAAGCCGGACGGCCCGTGGGATTCGTACCGGGGGTATGAGCCCATCAACTGCAACGCCTGTTTCTACGCCTGCCGAGGTGAGGCACAGGCTCCCTTGCGCCTCGCGTCCCGCGTACGGGACGTCATGGCTACAGTCACTCCCACCGAGTAG
- the hutH gene encoding histidine ammonia-lyase: MLHLDGRSLRLTDLLAVADARRPVSLSPEARARMVETRAVVDRAVDRGAPVYGINTGFGKLSEVTIPLEQLTALQRNLVRSHAAGVGDPLPEREVRAMMLLRANVLATAYAGARPDVVDTLLGMLNTGIWPVVPEQGSVGASGDLAPLAHLALALIGEGPARFGDREDLASVFMTEVGLTPVTLAAKEGLALINGTQAHTAVAGLACAELIRLWGIAHVATAMTLEALLGTPDAFDARIQEARGQLGQAESAALLRVLLGGSEIRESHRFGDPRVQDAYALRCVPQVHGPALDALRFTRDIIERELNAATDNPLVLATGELLSGGNFHGQAVGMASDMLAIITANLAVISERRIDRLVHPDFNQGLPPFLAASPGLESGHMMSQVTAAALASECKLLAHPASVDSIPTDGNKEDVVPMAMNAALKLRRSVRNLRHVLAIELIAGAEALEHRRPLRSSMAVEAAHALVRAQVAPASGDRSPAPDIARLGAAMASGAFDSLTTSVVI; encoded by the coding sequence GTGCTGCATCTTGACGGTCGTTCCCTCCGCCTGACCGACCTGCTTGCCGTCGCCGACGCCCGGCGTCCCGTCTCGCTGTCGCCCGAAGCACGTGCGCGCATGGTTGAGACCCGTGCGGTTGTTGATCGCGCGGTGGATCGCGGCGCACCGGTGTATGGCATCAATACCGGCTTCGGCAAGCTGAGCGAGGTGACCATTCCGCTCGAGCAGCTGACGGCGTTGCAGCGCAATCTGGTACGGAGTCATGCCGCTGGCGTGGGAGATCCGCTGCCTGAGCGGGAGGTGCGGGCCATGATGTTGCTGCGGGCCAATGTCCTGGCGACCGCTTACGCCGGCGCGCGCCCCGATGTGGTGGATACGCTGCTGGGGATGCTGAATACCGGCATCTGGCCGGTCGTTCCTGAGCAGGGCAGTGTGGGGGCCAGTGGGGATCTGGCGCCGCTCGCGCATCTGGCATTGGCGCTCATTGGCGAAGGGCCGGCACGATTCGGCGATCGGGAAGATCTCGCCTCGGTGTTCATGACAGAGGTAGGCCTCACGCCGGTGACCTTGGCGGCCAAAGAGGGGCTGGCGCTCATCAATGGCACGCAGGCGCATACGGCGGTGGCCGGGCTGGCGTGTGCTGAGCTGATCAGACTTTGGGGGATTGCCCATGTCGCGACGGCCATGACACTGGAGGCGCTGCTTGGAACGCCCGACGCCTTTGACGCCCGGATTCAGGAGGCACGCGGCCAACTGGGGCAGGCAGAATCTGCCGCGCTGTTGCGCGTGCTCCTGGGGGGGAGTGAAATCCGCGAGTCGCATCGCTTTGGTGATCCGCGGGTGCAGGACGCATATGCGTTGCGCTGCGTGCCGCAGGTCCATGGCCCTGCGCTGGATGCGCTGCGCTTCACGCGTGACATCATCGAGCGCGAGCTGAATGCCGCCACCGACAATCCGCTGGTGCTCGCCACCGGCGAATTGCTCAGCGGTGGGAATTTTCACGGACAGGCCGTGGGCATGGCGAGCGATATGCTGGCCATCATTACGGCCAACCTGGCCGTCATCAGTGAGCGGCGTATTGATCGGCTGGTGCACCCCGATTTCAATCAGGGGCTACCGCCCTTTCTCGCGGCGTCCCCCGGCCTCGAGTCGGGGCACATGATGTCACAGGTTACCGCCGCTGCGCTCGCCAGCGAGTGCAAACTGTTGGCGCATCCGGCGAGTGTGGATTCGATTCCCACCGACGGTAACAAGGAAGATGTGGTTCCCATGGCGATGAACGCAGCGCTCAAGCTTCGTCGCTCCGTGCGAAACCTGCGTCATGTGCTGGCGATCGAACTGATTGCCGGTGCCGAAGCGCTTGAGCATCGCCGGCCGCTGCGGAGCAGCATGGCGGTGGAAGCTGCGCACGCACTGGTGCGTGCGCAGGTGGCGCCCGCCAGTGGTGATCGGTCGCCCGCTCCGGATATTGCCCGGCTTGGTGCCGCCATGGCGTCCGGAGCCTTTGACAGCCTGACGACGTCGGTGGTGATCTGA